AGTGGTTAGTCAAGTGGGGTCCACCCTCCCGGCAATCCCCCACGGGTTTGGGTAGCCTCACACCTTCAGACTCATCACCCGCCTCGAGGTCAGGCTCCGGCTCCGGTTCGGGTTCCCGCTCCAGTTCAGGTTCCGGTTCTGCCTCCGGTTCTGGTTCCAAATCCATTTGGGGTTCCGACTCCAGCTCAGCGCCAGCTTCCAGCTCGGGATCGGGTTCCTCGAGGGATCCTGATTGCGCTGCCTcggagcccccaggagccccgggcTCGCCGCAGTCTGCAGCTCGGGGCAGCTCGGGGCAAGTGGTGCTCGAGCCAGGGGCCTCTGGCGTCCAGTGGCCAGGGCACGCAGCGTCCCAGCTGCGTTCCCGGTAGCCTGGGGCGGAGGCGGGGGTATCCGAGGCTCACTTTCCGCCTCTGCAGTATCCCTGACACAGACCCAAGTCGGGGACGGCCCCTCGGTTCCGcacgccgccccgcccgccccgcgcgccccgccccgggctgaggccccgccccgcaggctcACCGGTGCCCACGTGCTGCCAGTCCCAGGCGGGGTCGGGCGCCCGCGCGGTCCGCTGGGCGCAGAGCAGCAGCTCCTGGCAGGCGGCCTCGCCCTTGCTCtgcaccagcagcagcaggcgGCGCACCCTGCGCTCGGCGTCGGGCAGCGCGTCCAACGCCTCGTACTCGGGCCCGGCGAGCACGCCCCGCGCCAGCAGCGCGTCCAGCAGCAGCCCCGAGTCGGCCTGCAGCGTCTCCACCAGGCGTTTCCGCTCGCGGTCTATGGTCTCTGAGGGCCGCTCCTGGGCGTTGCCCATGGCAGGGGCtgcatgggggagggggacagagtggggctgacacacacaaacacacacacacacacacacacacaccccggccTTGACTTCTCTCCCAGGGTCTCAGTGAACACTCGTGGCTGGTGGCTGGCACCGACGCTCACCTCGACGCAGGCAGCGGAACAGCTCCTCAGCACAGGACTTGTCCTGCCTCTCAGGCCGCTTCTGTCGCCTCCTCAGGCTCCTCCTTGGGTCCCTAAACGTCAGCCGTGGCTCTGTCCTCTGTGCTATCCCCAGGTCCTCGTCTACTCTCTACCCCTTTCCCCAGTTAGCACAGCGCTCCTGAGCCCCCACGGCCTGCGGATCAGGCATTCTATTCGGAGCCAGTTCATCCAAACTGCTTTTTCCCAGCCTGCTTCCAGGCAGCAAGACCTGCGATTGATCCTGATAGACACCCGCACCCAGCTGCAGCCAGGTCCTTCCAGCCTATCCGCTGAACAGTTCTGTCATCCTCGTCTCTTAGTCTGGCGTTTCCTGCGCAGCCTAGACCCTGCGGGATGCCGAGTCCCCTCTGCACCCAGAGAACGAGTGCTGAGAGCCTCCCCTCACCGACTAGAGGAGGCCCAGGCTCCTTATTCTGACCCCAGGCCCATCCTTCCCGGGTAGGCTCTGCCCCTGCAGCCTCCCACAATGCCAACACTGTGTTGCAACCCCAATCTGGTCTCTGACCAAGATCTCCTGACATTAGCTGAGATCCAACTGTCTCCCTGATGCCCTGAAATCGTCTCTtgcttcatctttattttttatttaaaaaaagattttatttatgtatttgacaaagggagagagcacaagcgggaggagtggcagagggagagagttaGGGaacaggagaaacagactccctgctgagtagagaacccgacctggggctccatcccaagaccctgggatcatgactggagccaaaggcagatgcttagtcgactgaaccacccaggcgcccctcttgcttcatttttaaataccatGGACCCAAGTCGTAAAAGCTGCCAACAAATGCTTGCTGAACCTCTACTGTTTTCTTTCACAGATCTTCCCATTTTGAGAGACTGTCTCTAGCAAGCAGCAGGTGTTAGGCAGAAATTAATTTGCTTTATCAATTTATTAACAACTAAGGACAATGGTCCATCACTTCTGGGGTGGCCTGACCCAGGCAGCAAGGCCCCTGGCATAAAGGGGCAAAGAGGTCAGGCCCTAGACCAGTCTCTCCCAGCCCATCTCCGCTAGCCTTGGCTTTATACACACAGAACCCTCCTGGGTCTCATCCTCCTTTTGGGGTCACTCCTCTACTTCTCTACCTGGCTCTAGGTCTGGGAGAGCGGCTTTGGTCCTGGCCCCCATTTTGCTTGCCTCCCAGGTCTCTCTCACAACCACTTGGTGTCATGCTATGCTTCCCTGGCCATTTCATCCCTCCTGGCCATACTGAAGTGTCAGCCTTCCCCCCAGGCCACTGAGCAGAGGCCGGGACTaccccctttccctccttctctctctctctcttttttttttcctccttctcccttcatGTCACATCTCTGACAAATGCTGCTCCTCTACTCAGTGGGTCTCCATCAGCATCCTCCCTCAACCCCACTATCATCACCCATCTCCTATGACAGTCTCTCCAAGTACCTCTCACTGCCATCCCATCACCCTCGCAGCATAGTGACTTTGACAAGTCTCTGGGACAGGatttattgtccccattttacagatgaggagacaggtTCAGAGAGACCAAGTGACAGAATTGGAATCTGACTTGCTCTAGCTTGAACTACAATGAGATCTCCTGCCAAGCAGCTTATCAGCCCTAcctgtccccttcctccacccccgcccgcccccaccgTCCATCAGAGAGAACCGAGATGATCTGGTCTGGCTCCTCAAGCCACCTTCCACCCCTCTGTGCAGCCAGGCTTTCCCGCACTTCCCTATACCACACAGCGCTGCGAGAACCCTGCAAGCCCCTGGCACATCTGAACATTTGCAGATGCGGTTCCCTAAGTCTGGAAtacccttcctctccctccatgcTATGGACCCACCCTCTAAGACTAAAATGTCCCCTCGTCCACCCTAGTGCCTGAGTGTCCCAAAGGCAGACTGGTTCCTTCTCTTGCGTGCCCCAGTGAACAGCATAATCCTTCACCACCACGCTGAAGTCACGCACTATGTACATGGACCCTCTGCCCTCTTCAGCGGAGACCTCCAAAGACTCTCCCCAGTTGCCAGCGCAAGACCTACTCTGTACacgtgcgggggtgggggggtgggggatgcggACTGGATtggcccctccttctccctcgcTGCTCCCCCAAGTTATTTTCATGTTAGCTTCCTCCCTGCAGTATGCCAAGTCCTGCACTTTGTCCCGTCTGGGGTGCGGAGACCCCAGCTCTCGGGGTCCTCCCTCTGCAATTCAATGCCCCGAAGTGAACAGCGAAGTTAGGTCCCAGGCCAAATCCTTCCCGGGGCTCCAGGTGGCTCGGCATGCGAGGCCTCGAGGGGGGTCTCGGCCTCCCTCCCACCGTGGGCGCCGGCTCCCGCTAGGGAGCTAGGGTTGTGGGAAAGGCCGGAGCCTTACCCTAACTGCAGTCGCAGGGCTGCCCTTACCTCCCCTCCACCCAGTCCCACGGTCGGAATCCGGCGGAGGGGCGGTGCTCACAGACCTCCTTGGAGCTCCGCGGGGGGTGGCGGGGCGCGGACTCTGCCCTGTCTcagtttctcttccctcccccagccGGGTGGGGTGGGGCTCCCGGGTCGACGCGCCCCGGGCGGCCCCACTCACGGGTCGAGCCTCCGCGGGGCAGTAGATGACGAGGCAGAAAGGGccgggcagggtggggaggagagcagcagctgcggcgggggcggggcggccagGGCTGCcgggaagggggggcgggggagggggcgttCTTCTTGGGACACCGGGAGGCAGGCCGCAGGGGCCGCGCGCCGCCCGGGCTTCCACGCAGAGTCGCAGAGTCGGCTTTCCCCCTCCACCTGGGGTGCACGGGATGAGCCAGGGAGGGGGAAGTTCGGCTTGCCCCCCCCCAAGCATCCAGCGCCCACTGGGCCTGGCAGTTCCCAGGAGCTTAACAGCCATCTTCTAGAACCCTCTGGCTTATCCCAGATAAAGCTCAGAGAAGGGGACCAGCTTACCCAGGATCACAGAGCAGTTGCATTGTGGAGCTGGATGTGACCCCAAAAGCCCCTGAGTTCCGGAGGTTGCTGTGGCCACGTGCCAGCCCTGGATCCAGCCAGAGGAGGGGAGCCTAAGCAGAACTAGGGGCTGGTTCCCCAAGCACTTCCACTCTCCAGATATTCTGCTATTAAAGCCTTAGGATCTGGAAATGTCTATGAATGCagagtcaccccccacccctgacttCTGTGCTCCCTGGTCGGTAGAGAAAAGAGaccagaaacacagaaaaaaaaatgctgtttataTGCAGGACTCAGTAATGGAGAAGGACTGCAAAGTAGCAGGGTCTTTTTTCAGCCTCTTCCAAGGGGCACCAGGAAGCTAAGAAGGGCGTGCTGCTGCAGGCCAGCCCCTCAGCTAGGCTGGCTTCACAGCAGAGCGGGTCTCAGGGGGAGGGATTGGCCCCTGGGCCTAGGTAGTTGGCTCGGCTCTCAGGGGTGCTGTAAATGGTTAAAGCTCCAGGAAGGCTGAGAGCTGGGCCTCCCAAAGCCGCTTGGACATCGAGCAGGAGTGGTGCCCCAAGTGTGGAGTCCTTCCCTAGGAGGATTGggctgtgctcagcagggagaaatagctcttccttctttcttcaggAAAGGAAAGCctcacctgccctgccctctggtCCGTCAAGATGAACATCCATCCTCAACCTCCCCACTGTCACCCAGTGGGGAGAGGATGGGTGGCATAAACAGCTCTCTGAAAGGCCACCTGAACTTGGGGGTTCCCCTCCAAAACACAAACTGCCCAGCTCACCAGAGCCAGGAAGCTCCCACCAGTTAGGGCCTCCCCCAGGTGGTTACCACAACTATTACCTGGTCCTGGAGAATTTAACCCCTTGACCGCCAGCTCAGTCTCACTCCTCTCTGAACCCAAGGGCTGCATCTGCAGAGAAGAACCCCTTGAAGCAGCAGGGGAGGAGCACTgaggagtggggctggggctctGGCTGAGGGCTTGGTTCAGCAACTTGAaccccctgccttccccacctTCGTCTTACCAGGGACAGCTCCATGTCCAAGTCCATCAGGGTCCATTCTCGCCCTTGATGGCTGGGGCCCAGCACCTGGGGGAAGTTCTCAATCAGTGGTGCCCTCCCCAGGCTAAATGGACCTCACGGAGCCCCATGCCCCTGCCCTGCTAAAGGTGTACTCACATCCAGGGGCCCTGCAGGCTCCACACTTTCAGGGGGGGCCCGAAGCAGCATGGGAGGCAGCAGATTCTCTGGGCTTCGCACCCCCCTGTCCAGGCCCAGAGTCCCCCTGTACACAGAGAACTACTGTTGGCCTTCAGTGTTCACCCCCTATTAGGTTCCCAAGGAAGCTGGATACATCAGCATCAAAATCTGACATCTACAAAATAGTAGGAGAGGGCTCCCCACATAGAGTGTACTTAGAGTGCTTCTGCTTCCTAGCTTCGATGTGAGGTTTGAGTCATGGATATCCCTGGCCTCGGGATACGCCCCCTTGCTTTAGAATTGTCAACACCggtggttcttaaacttttatCTACTTTACAATGTTTCCAATGCTGAAATGAGCTCCTACAATACAGATTCCTGAGCTCTACCATAGATATACTGATTGACCTGATGGGAGTTTCTACTTTCCAGGGGACTCTGAGAAGTCAGGTCAGATCAtcatccccacctccccctcagCCACAATGGACAGACAAGGCTGGGAAGCTACTTAGTGGTGGTCTATCTGCAAAAGTGGCCCACAGGGCTCACGTCATGGACTCTTGGCTCACCTGTCAGGTACCTCCCTGGGACCCCTTGGTTCAGGCTGTTGGGCATTCCTGGGCCCCTCGGGGCTGAAGTTCCCCTTCCCTTCCAGGATGGCCTGCACCACAGCCacgggcagtgggggaggggctgtcACGCAGAAGTCACACTCGT
The Vulpes lagopus strain Blue_001 chromosome 10, ASM1834538v1, whole genome shotgun sequence genome window above contains:
- the HSF4 gene encoding heat shock factor protein 4 isoform X1; its protein translation is MQEAPAALPTEPGPSPVPAFLGKLWALVGDPGTDHLIRWSPSGTSFLVSDQSRFAKEVLPQYFKHSNMASFVRQLNMYGFRKVVSIEQGGLLRPERDHVEFQHPSFVRGREQLLERVRRKVPALRSDDGRWRPEDLGRLLGEVQALRGVQEITEARLRELRQCGGGGREGAGGRRGVAASRGRRGRAGVLDSSFLPRSRCLHPDRRAELWLSVLYGWRTPGRLGFRPAMGRGVTGRTLGCLSTLPRLSRRQNDILWREVVTLRQSHGQQHRVIGKLIQCLFGPLQTGSSGAGAKRKLSLMLDEGSSCPTPAKFNTCPLPGALLQDPYFIQSPLPETTLGLSSSHRARGPIISDIHEDSPSPDGTRLSPSSGGRREKGLALLKEEPASPGGEGEAGLALAPNECDFCVTAPPPLPVAVVQAILEGKGNFSPEGPRNAQQPEPRGPREVPDRGTLGLDRGVRSPENLLPPMLLRAPPESVEPAGPLDVLGPSHQGREWTLMDLDMELSLMQPLGSERSETELAVKGLNSPGPGLARGHSNLRNSGAFGVTSSSTMQLLCDPGPGRPAPAAAAALLPTLPGPFCLVIYCPAEARPVSGAARGASTREPHPTRLGEGRETETGQSPRPATPRGAPRRDPRRSLRRRQKRPERQDKSCAEELFRCLRRAPAMGNAQERPSETIDRERKRLVETLQADSGLLLDALLARGVLAGPEYEALDALPDAERRVRRLLLLVQSKGEAACQELLLCAQRTARAPDPAWDWQHVGTGYRERSWDAACPGHWTPEAPGSSTTCPELPRAADCGEPGAPGGSEAAQSGSLEEPDPELEAGAELESEPQMDLEPEPEAEPEPELEREPEPEPEPDLEAGDESEDS
- the HSF4 gene encoding heat shock factor protein 4 isoform X2 → MQEAPAALPTEPGPSPVPAFLGKLWALVGDPGTDHLIRWSPSGTSFLVSDQSRFAKEVLPQYFKHSNMASFVRQLNMYGFRKVVSIEQGGLLRPERDHVEFQHPSFVRGREQLLERVRRKVPALRSDDGRWRPEDLGRLLGEVQALRGVQEITEARLRELRQCGGGGREGAGGRRGVAASRGRRGRAGVLDSSFLPRSRCLHPDRRAELWLSVLYGWRTPGRLGFRPAMGRGVTGRTLGCLSTLPRLSRRQNDILWREVVTLRQSHGQQHRVIGKLIQCLFGPLQTGSSGAGAKRKLSLMLDEGSSCPTPAKFNTCPLPGALLQDPYFIQSPLPETTLGLSSSHRARGPIISDIHEDSPSPDGTRLSPSSGGRREKGLALLKEEPASPGGEGEAGLALAPNECDFCVTAPPPLPVAVVQAILEGKGNFSPEGPRNAQQPEPRGPREVPDRGTLGLDRGVRSPENLLPPMLLRAPPESVEPAGPLDVLGPSHQGREWTLMDLDMELSLMQPLGSERSETELAVKGLNSPGPGLARGHSNLRNSGAFGVTSSSTMQLLCDPGPGRPAPAAAAALLPTLPGPFCLVIYCPAEARPVSGAARGASTREPHPTRLGEGRETETGQSPRPATPRGAPRRSVSTAPPPDSDRGTGWRGAPAMGNAQERPSETIDRERKRLVETLQADSGLLLDALLARGVLAGPEYEALDALPDAERRVRRLLLLVQSKGEAACQELLLCAQRTARAPDPAWDWQHVGTGYRERSWDAACPGHWTPEAPGSSTTCPELPRAADCGEPGAPGGSEAAQSGSLEEPDPELEAGAELESEPQMDLEPEPEAEPEPELEREPEPEPEPDLEAGDESEDS
- the HSF4 gene encoding heat shock factor protein 4 isoform X4 — translated: MQEAPAALPTEPGPSPVPAFLGKLWALVGDPGTDHLIRWSPSGTSFLVSDQSRFAKEVLPQYFKHSNMASFVRQLNMYGFRKVVSIEQGGLLRPERDHVEFQHPSFVRGREQLLERVRRKVPALRSDDGRWRPEDLGRLLGEVQALRGVQEITEARLRELRQQNDILWREVVTLRQSHGQQHRVIGKLIQCLFGPLQTGSSGAGAKRKLSLMLDEGSSCPTPAKFNTCPLPGALLQDPYFIQSPLPETTLGLSSSHRARGPIISDIHEDSPSPDGTRLSPSSGGRREKGLALLKEEPASPGGEGEAGLALAPNECDFCVTAPPPLPVAVVQAILEGKGNFSPEGPRNAQQPEPRGPREVPDRGTLGLDRGVRSPENLLPPMLLRAPPESVEPAGPLDVLGPSHQGREWTLMDLDMELSLMQPLGSERSETELAVKGLNSPGPGLARGHSNLRNSGAFGVTSSSTMQLLCDPGPGRPAPAAAAALLPTLPGPFCLVIYCPAEARPVSGAARGASTREPHPTRLGEGRETETGQSPRPATPRGAPRRDPRRSLRRRQKRPERQDKSCAEELFRCLRRAPAMGNAQERPSETIDRERKRLVETLQADSGLLLDALLARGVLAGPEYEALDALPDAERRVRRLLLLVQSKGEAACQELLLCAQRTARAPDPAWDWQHVGTGYRERSWDAACPGHWTPEAPGSSTTCPELPRAADCGEPGAPGGSEAAQSGSLEEPDPELEAGAELESEPQMDLEPEPEAEPEPELEREPEPEPEPDLEAGDESEDS
- the HSF4 gene encoding heat shock factor protein 4 isoform X3, with the protein product MQEAPAALPTEPGPSPVPAFLGKLWALVGDPGTDHLIRWSPSGTSFLVSDQSRFAKEVLPQYFKHSNMASFVRQLNMYGFRKVVSIEQGGLLRPERDHVEFQHPSFVRGREQLLERVRRKVPALRSDDGRWRPEDLGRLLGEVQALRGVQEITEARLRELRQCGGGGREGAGGRRGVAASRGRRGRAGVLDSSFLPRSRCLHPDRRAELWLSVLYGWRTPGRLGFRPAMGRGVTGRTLGCLSTLPRLSRRQNDILWREVVTLRQSHGQQHRVIGKLIQCLFGPLQTGSSGAGAKRKLSLMLDEGSSCPTPAKFNTCPLPGALLQDPYFIQSPLPETTLGLSSSHRARGPIISDIHEDSPSPDGTRLSPSSGGRRGTLGLDRGVRSPENLLPPMLLRAPPESVEPAGPLDVLGPSHQGREWTLMDLDMELSLMQPLGSERSETELAVKGLNSPGPGLARGHSNLRNSGAFGVTSSSTMQLLCDPGPGRPAPAAAAALLPTLPGPFCLVIYCPAEARPVSGAARGASTREPHPTRLGEGRETETGQSPRPATPRGAPRRDPRRSLRRRQKRPERQDKSCAEELFRCLRRAPAMGNAQERPSETIDRERKRLVETLQADSGLLLDALLARGVLAGPEYEALDALPDAERRVRRLLLLVQSKGEAACQELLLCAQRTARAPDPAWDWQHVGTGYRERSWDAACPGHWTPEAPGSSTTCPELPRAADCGEPGAPGGSEAAQSGSLEEPDPELEAGAELESEPQMDLEPEPEAEPEPELEREPEPEPEPDLEAGDESEDS
- the HSF4 gene encoding heat shock factor protein 4 isoform X7, which translates into the protein MGNAQERPSETIDRERKRLVETLQADSGLLLDALLARGVLAGPEYEALDALPDAERRVRRLLLLVQSKGEAACQELLLCAQRTARAPDPAWDWQHVGTGYRERSWDAACPGHWTPEAPGSSTTCPELPRAADCGEPGAPGGSEAAQSGSLEEPDPELEAGAELESEPQMDLEPEPEAEPEPELEREPEPEPEPDLEAGDESEDS